In a single window of the Populus alba chromosome 16, ASM523922v2, whole genome shotgun sequence genome:
- the LOC118049826 gene encoding arginine-specific demethylase JMJ22, with protein sequence MLTSTNLLSRIIKKNRHKKPKTKTRNKRQETKEEPVEQDELEEDTEGFNLKTSAPSNTYGVQPLGNLYFDPGSINSRNTGLGNLQILTDELVLDILGFLDGIQLGVLATVSKSFYVFTNHEPLWRKLVLDKLNGEFLFNGSWKSTYIAGIYPLFDVNGCSSLKVRDFYSDYLFQSWLCASLEMKPEWLERDNVVRKKGISVEEFVMNFEEPNKPVLLEGCIDNWAALQKWDKDYLVSVCGDVKFAAGPVEMRLQEYFRYSDQVKEERPLYLFDPKFAEKVPVLGSEYEVPLYFREDLFSVLGNERPDYRWVIIGPAGSGSSFHIDPNSTSAWNAVIKGSKKWILFPPDVIPPGVYPSPDGAEVACPVSIMEWFMNFYGATKNLKRRPIECICKAGEVIFVPNGWWHLVINLEESIAITQNYVSRRNLLNVLDFLKRPNAGELVSGTRDRVNLHDKFENAIESTFPGTIDQLVQKAEEKKAQEKKLSFWDSVTDSHAGAFKFSF encoded by the exons ATGCTAACTTCCACGAACTTATTGTCTCGAATCATAAAAAAGAACAGacacaaaaaacccaaaacgaaaacaagaaacaaaagacaAGAAACCAAAGAAGAACCTGTTGAACAagatgaactagaagaagacaCTGAAGGGTTTAATCTAAAAACCTCAGCTCCATCAAATACTTATGGGGTTCAGCCACTTGGCAATCTTTACTTCGATCCAGGCTCTATTAACTCAAGAAACACCGGTTTAGGTAATCTTCAAATTTTGACTGATGAGTTAGTTCTTGATATTTTAGGATTTCTTGATGGAATCCAGTTAGGAGTTTTAGCTACTGTTAGCAAATCATTTTACGTTTTCACTAATCATGAGCCTTTATGGAGAAAACTTGTATTGGATAAGTTAAATGGTGAGTTTCTGTTTAATGGGTCATGGAAGTCTACTTATATTGCTGGCATTTACCCTTTATTTGACGTTAATGGCTGCTCGAGTTTGAAAGTTAGAGATTTTTATTCTGATTATCTTTTTCAAAGTTGGTTATGTGCTAGTCTTGAAATGAAACCTGAATGGCTTGAGAGAGATAATGTTGTTAGAAAGAAAGGTATTTCTGTTGAGGAATTTGTGATGAATTTTGAGGAGCCAAATAAGCCGGTATTGTTGGAAGGGTGTATCGATAATTGGGCTGCATTGCAAAAATGGGACAAGGATTATTTGGTTAGTGTGTGTGGTGATGTGAAGTTTGCAGCTGGGCCGGTGGAGATGAGGCTTCAAGAATATTTTAGGTATTCGGATCAGGTGAAGGAAGAGCGTCCATTGTATCTTTTTGACCCGAAATTTGCTGAGAAGGTTCCTGTTTTGGGTTCTGAATATGAGGTTCCATTGTACTTTAGGGAGGATTTGTTTAGTGTTTTAGGTAATGAGAGGCCAGATTATAGGTGGGTCATAATTGGCCCTGCAGGATCTGGTTCATCATTTCACATAGATCCTAATTCTACATCTGCTTGGAATGCAGTGATTAAGGGGTCTAAGAAGTGGATTTTGTTCCCACCTGATGTGATACCTCCTGGTGTTTATCCAAGCCCAGATGGTGCAGAGGTAGCATGTCCTGTTTCCATAATGGAATGGTTCATGAACTTTTATGGTGCAACAAAGAACTTGAAAAGGAGACCTATTGAGTGCATCTGTAAGGCTGGTGAAGTGATCTTTGTGCCCAATGGTTGGTGGCATTTGGTAATCAACTTGGAAGAATCCATTGCTATTACACAGAATTATGTCAGCAg GAGAAATCTGCTGaatgttttggattttcttaAGAGGCCAAATGCAGGTGAACTAGTGTCTGGAACTCGAGACCGTGTGAATTTGCATGATAAGTTTGAGAATGCTATTGAGTCCACTTTCCCTGGAACTATCGATCAATTGGTGCAGAAAGCAGAGGAGAAAAAGGCCCAAGAGAAAAAACTTTCCTTCTGGGACTCAGTGACTGATTCCCATGCTGGTGCTTTCAAGTTCTCTTTCTAA